GACTTGCATTACCGGCTAGTCTGACCGGCCTCCTCAAAGGGATTCCGCAAACCGATTCGACCACAGCCGCCGCGGACGGAACGTTTTCGGCCCGTCCCCGCGACGGTCCCGTATGGACTCGATCGAAGAGAAACGCGTCTACGGCGATCGCGGCGGGGCGATCACCGCCTACATCGCGAGCGGAATCGGCATCGTCCGCGTCCGCGTGGCCGGCGATTCCGTCGGCGAATTCGGCCTCTGCGAGCGGTGTGACGCGCGAGACATTGCGGCGACCCGCGACGGCGTCGCCGTCGCGACCGACGAGGACGTTCGGCTACTCGAACTCGAGGACGGAGCCGACGCCGACGAACGGACCGACGAGACGTTCGTCGAGACGGACTTCGGCCCGGCGGTCGCGGTCGGCTACGACGGCGGCGAGCTGATCGCGGCCGGCCCGGACGGCCGCGTGGCGTCTCGACCGGCCGGCGCCGACGAGTGGACGACGCTCGAGGACGAGGTCGGTGGACCGGTGCGAGCGATCGACGGCGATCTCGTCGGGACCGACAACGGCGTCTACCGCGTTCACGACGGCGGGCTCGACCACGCCGGGCTGACGGACGTCCGGGACGTCTCGGCCGCCGGCGTCCCGCTCGCCGCCACCGCCGACGGACTCTACAAGCTCGGCAACGGCTGGATGGAGATCCGCGAGGGGTCGTTCGACGTCGTCGCGGCGGATCCGCGTTCGGAACCCGGCCAGCTCGAGCGCGCACACGCGGTCGCGGACCGGGTCTTCTACGAGTACGCCGCGACTGACGACGAGTGGCACGAGAGCGGGCGCTCGAGCGACCGGATCGTCGGCTTCGGCTACGGCGAAACGGTGTACGCCATCACGGTCGGCGGCGTGTTCCGGACGGCGACGGACGGGACGTGGCGAAAACGAGCGCTCGGCGTCACCGACGTAACGGGCCTCGCCGTGCCGCTCTACGCGGCCGACCGCTGATGCTGCGTGCCCGGACCCGAGCACTCGTTTAAGTGCTTCTGGTCACAAGGTGAAGCTACGAAGGGCTTTTGCGGACGGTACTACCGGACGTGGAGCGGCCGGTTTCTCGGTTCGAGAACGAAAACTGGTTTACCCCCCGGGCTGTCCCACCGACTATGATCGTTAGCGGATCCACGTCGCAGACGCTCGCCGCAGCGCTCGCACGCGAACTCGCGGAACCGCTCGCTGCGGTCGAGTACGACCGATTCCCCGACGGCGAACTGCTGGCAGCCGTCCCCGGCGTGGCCGAGGCCGAGCCGGATCGAGCGGTGATCGTCGCGTCGACGCTCTCGAGCGACGCCCACCTCGAGGTACTCCAGTTACAGGACGCCGTCCGGGAGGCCGGCGTCGGGGAAGTCGTCACCGTCTTGCCCTACATGGGATACGGCCGACAGGACGCCGCGTTCGAACCGGGACATCCCGTTTCCGCGCGGGCGATCGCACGCGCGATTTCGACGGGCGCGGACCGCGTGGTGACGGTCAATCCCCACGAGCGTGCGGTCTGCGAGTTCTTCGAGCCGACCGCGACCGCGGTCGACGCCGCGGGTCGACTGGCCGAGCCGCTCCCCGACGACCTCGCGGATCCGGTCTTCCTCTCTCCCGACGCGGGTGCCGTCGAGCTCGCGGAAACGGTCCGGGAC
This portion of the Natrinema salinisoli genome encodes:
- a CDS encoding HVO_0234 family beta-propeller protein — encoded protein: MDSIEEKRVYGDRGGAITAYIASGIGIVRVRVAGDSVGEFGLCERCDARDIAATRDGVAVATDEDVRLLELEDGADADERTDETFVETDFGPAVAVGYDGGELIAAGPDGRVASRPAGADEWTTLEDEVGGPVRAIDGDLVGTDNGVYRVHDGGLDHAGLTDVRDVSAAGVPLAATADGLYKLGNGWMEIREGSFDVVAADPRSEPGQLERAHAVADRVFYEYAATDDEWHESGRSSDRIVGFGYGETVYAITVGGVFRTATDGTWRKRALGVTDVTGLAVPLYAADR
- a CDS encoding ribose-phosphate diphosphokinase, which codes for MIVSGSTSQTLAAALARELAEPLAAVEYDRFPDGELLAAVPGVAEAEPDRAVIVASTLSSDAHLEVLQLQDAVREAGVGEVVTVLPYMGYGRQDAAFEPGHPVSARAIARAISTGADRVVTVNPHERAVCEFFEPTATAVDAAGRLAEPLPDDLADPVFLSPDAGAVELAETVRDTYGAGETDYFEKTRHSGTEVEISPSDVDVAGRDVVVVDDIIATGSTMSEAVAVLQERDVGRVFVTCVHPLLARDAVTKLSRAGVEAIYGTDTIERGVETISVAPTLATNL